One Nicotiana sylvestris chromosome 12, ASM39365v2, whole genome shotgun sequence genomic window carries:
- the LOC104229777 gene encoding uncharacterized protein isoform X1 codes for MARAACRNGSRAVSGSVDPASGSIEIQVIWLSHTTSEARRSSKISRYFHSYSSRLRQGACRDSEAYGGGQSSSNNEESTQGYNSKRRDLELATKKRLEKNKMKQTKNKKRRVIEELVECSGNNKEKDELVVRGEHQCVLTTSLDYINYNVLDWESVMTNMEVEVNFVLKTMVQLLGVNKEVALLQFELLLRSLHIRKDYILLVLKALKKEYVSEEEEYEVLKKMWDEKMEHARLISDEHFNLIKMGEEKGNKKQKMAEKAEDEENNQLVLCIEKLQDIQDKLEKINEEARDEVLKIAQKFSQLRKPVYEKRNDIIKTIPNFWLTAFLRHPFLGNLVSTEEDHKTFKYLSSIEVEDTEDFKSGYTITFYFSPNPFFENTMLSKTYTFLEDGRPTKVTASTVQWTEGNGVAPLAEERSFFLWFSSEVNQKYDEVAAIIKDELWPNPLNYFNEDDEEKDLHEADNGGDEIVNDSEDDSNEEADEEDVEAADEEVVKDSENDGDEEADEEDLEAAGGSGNEVVKDSEDDDEEADEEDLEAADEAGEGTENEGSYDDYDLGGG; via the exons gtacttccactcataCTCATCACGCTTGAGACaaggcgcttgtagagactccgag GCATATGGAGGAGGCCAGTCGAGCTCTAATAATGAAGAATCAACACAAGGGTATAATTCGAAAAGAAGAGATCTGGAACTGGCTACTAAGAAACGCcttgagaaaaataaaatgaagcaaaccaaaaacaagaaaagaagggTTATTGAAGAATTAGTGGAGTGCAGTGGGAATAACAAAGAGAAAGATGAGCTGGTAGTTCGCGGGGAGCATCAATGTGTGTTAACAACATCACTAGATTACATTAACTATAATGTGTTGGATTGGGAATCTGTCATGACGAACATGGAAGTAGAAGTGAATTTCGTGCTCAAAACTATGGTGCAATTGCTAGGGGTTAATAAAGAGGTGGCTCTTCTGCAATTTGAACTACTCTTGAGGAGCTTGCATATCCGCAAAGATTACATATTGCTTGTTCTCAAGGCTTTGAAGAAG gagtatgtTTCTGAAGAGGAAGAATATGAAGTATTGAAGAAGATGTGGGATGAGAAGATGGAGCATGCGCGACTTATTAGCGATGAGcattttaatttgattaag ATGggggaagaaaaaggaaataagaagcagaaaatgGCAGAGAAAGCAGAAGATGAGGAAAACAACCAGTTGGTTCTGTGCATTGAAAAATTGCAAGATATACAAGACAAGCTCGAGAAGATTAATGAAGAAGCAAGGGATGAAGTATTGAAAATAGCACAAAAGTTCAGTCAGCTCCGCAAGCCAGTCTATGAGAAACGAAATGATATTATTAAAACTATTCCTAACTTCTGGTTGACGGCATTTTTGAGACACCCTTTTCTCGGTAATCTTGTTAGTACTGAAGAGGACCATAAAACTTTTAAGTATCTAAGTTCTATCGAAGTGGAAGACACTGAAGATTTTAAATCGGGTTATACCATCACCTTCTACTTCAGTCCAAATCCTTTTTTTGAAAATACAATGCTGTCGAAGACTTATACCTTCCTTGAAGATGGACGACCTACAAAAGTTACTGCTTCCACAGTACAATGGACAGAAGGCAATGGAGTTGCTCCCCTTGCTGAGGAAAGAAGCTTCTTTTTGTGGTTCAGTAGTGAAGTCAATCAGAAGTATGATGAAGTTGCTGCGATAATCAAGGATGAGCTATGGCCGAACCCTCTAAATTATTTCAATGAAGATGATGAAGAAAAAGATCTTCATGAGGCAGACAATGGCGGTGATGAGATAGTCAACGACAGTGAAGATGATAGCAATGAGGAGGCCGATGAAGAGGATGTTGAGGCTGCAGATGAAGAGGTAGTAAAGGACAGTGAAAATGATGGTGATGAGGAGGCTGATGAAGAGGATCTTGAGGCTGCAGGCGGAAGTGGCAATGAGGTAGTAAAGGACAGTGAAGATGACGATGAGGAGGCTGATGAAGAGGATCTTGAGGCTGCAGATGAAGCTGGTGAGGGAACGGAGAATGAAGGCTCTTATGATGACTATGATCTAGGAGGAGGATGA
- the LOC104229777 gene encoding uncharacterized protein isoform X2 translates to MEAYGGGQSSSNNEESTQGYNSKRRDLELATKKRLEKNKMKQTKNKKRRVIEELVECSGNNKEKDELVVRGEHQCVLTTSLDYINYNVLDWESVMTNMEVEVNFVLKTMVQLLGVNKEVALLQFELLLRSLHIRKDYILLVLKALKKEYVSEEEEYEVLKKMWDEKMEHARLISDEHFNLIKMGEEKGNKKQKMAEKAEDEENNQLVLCIEKLQDIQDKLEKINEEARDEVLKIAQKFSQLRKPVYEKRNDIIKTIPNFWLTAFLRHPFLGNLVSTEEDHKTFKYLSSIEVEDTEDFKSGYTITFYFSPNPFFENTMLSKTYTFLEDGRPTKVTASTVQWTEGNGVAPLAEERSFFLWFSSEVNQKYDEVAAIIKDELWPNPLNYFNEDDEEKDLHEADNGGDEIVNDSEDDSNEEADEEDVEAADEEVVKDSENDGDEEADEEDLEAAGGSGNEVVKDSEDDDEEADEEDLEAADEAGEGTENEGSYDDYDLGGG, encoded by the exons ATGGAGGCATATGGAGGAGGCCAGTCGAGCTCTAATAATGAAGAATCAACACAAGGGTATAATTCGAAAAGAAGAGATCTGGAACTGGCTACTAAGAAACGCcttgagaaaaataaaatgaagcaaaccaaaaacaagaaaagaagggTTATTGAAGAATTAGTGGAGTGCAGTGGGAATAACAAAGAGAAAGATGAGCTGGTAGTTCGCGGGGAGCATCAATGTGTGTTAACAACATCACTAGATTACATTAACTATAATGTGTTGGATTGGGAATCTGTCATGACGAACATGGAAGTAGAAGTGAATTTCGTGCTCAAAACTATGGTGCAATTGCTAGGGGTTAATAAAGAGGTGGCTCTTCTGCAATTTGAACTACTCTTGAGGAGCTTGCATATCCGCAAAGATTACATATTGCTTGTTCTCAAGGCTTTGAAGAAG gagtatgtTTCTGAAGAGGAAGAATATGAAGTATTGAAGAAGATGTGGGATGAGAAGATGGAGCATGCGCGACTTATTAGCGATGAGcattttaatttgattaag ATGggggaagaaaaaggaaataagaagcagaaaatgGCAGAGAAAGCAGAAGATGAGGAAAACAACCAGTTGGTTCTGTGCATTGAAAAATTGCAAGATATACAAGACAAGCTCGAGAAGATTAATGAAGAAGCAAGGGATGAAGTATTGAAAATAGCACAAAAGTTCAGTCAGCTCCGCAAGCCAGTCTATGAGAAACGAAATGATATTATTAAAACTATTCCTAACTTCTGGTTGACGGCATTTTTGAGACACCCTTTTCTCGGTAATCTTGTTAGTACTGAAGAGGACCATAAAACTTTTAAGTATCTAAGTTCTATCGAAGTGGAAGACACTGAAGATTTTAAATCGGGTTATACCATCACCTTCTACTTCAGTCCAAATCCTTTTTTTGAAAATACAATGCTGTCGAAGACTTATACCTTCCTTGAAGATGGACGACCTACAAAAGTTACTGCTTCCACAGTACAATGGACAGAAGGCAATGGAGTTGCTCCCCTTGCTGAGGAAAGAAGCTTCTTTTTGTGGTTCAGTAGTGAAGTCAATCAGAAGTATGATGAAGTTGCTGCGATAATCAAGGATGAGCTATGGCCGAACCCTCTAAATTATTTCAATGAAGATGATGAAGAAAAAGATCTTCATGAGGCAGACAATGGCGGTGATGAGATAGTCAACGACAGTGAAGATGATAGCAATGAGGAGGCCGATGAAGAGGATGTTGAGGCTGCAGATGAAGAGGTAGTAAAGGACAGTGAAAATGATGGTGATGAGGAGGCTGATGAAGAGGATCTTGAGGCTGCAGGCGGAAGTGGCAATGAGGTAGTAAAGGACAGTGAAGATGACGATGAGGAGGCTGATGAAGAGGATCTTGAGGCTGCAGATGAAGCTGGTGAGGGAACGGAGAATGAAGGCTCTTATGATGACTATGATCTAGGAGGAGGATGA
- the LOC104229776 gene encoding uncharacterized protein isoform X2 yields MAEEQKQQTTTTAMEMREMRALIETLFRELNARQDKFDQTIQQLKEYIESSTAQEKPAMNASSASCGNSSMLQGRGKTLTTTEHNKRRAKGLRLFCDEKCSNKERKDVVGLPTDDDEIDPITSEKEDAMLISIDAVVEYPKPYQSICVTGYHGNRPLNILIGTGTTHNFIDSSMAAKLGCDTFPIKPRSVKSVFGNVMVTSRACNNFQLLLQGTLFSMDLHLLPLSTHCDMVLGGKWIRTLGMIKFDSKCVEFYFQGKKHLLCYNGTVEGSKR; encoded by the exons ATGGCTGAAGAACAGAAGCAGCAAACCACAACTACTGCCATGGAGATGAGGGAAATGCGTGCGCTAATCGAGACGTTGTTTAGAGAATTGAATGCCAGACAAGACAAATTTGATCAAACAATTCAACAGCTTAAGGAATACATCGAATCTTCTACCGCTCAAGAGAAACCTGCCATGAATGCCTCCTCTGCCAGCTGTGGAAACTCATCTATGCTTCAG GGACGCGGAAAAACCCTAACCACCACTGAACATAATAAGAGGCGAGCCAAAGGTCTCCGTTTATTTTGTGATGAAAAATGTAGCAACAAAGAGAGAAAGGATGTTGTTGGCCTTCCAACTGACGATGACGAAATAGATCCTATAACTTCAGAGAAAGAAGACGCCATGCTAATATCTATTGACGCTGTAGTAGAATATCCTAAGCCATACCAAAGTATCTGCGTGACTGGGTACCATGGAAATCGGCCCTTGAATATCCTAATCGGTACAGGGACAACACACAATTTTATTGATTCATCCATGGCAGCTAAGTTAGGTTGTGATACATTTCCAATCAAGCCGCGATCTGTTAAGTCAGTTTTTGGGAATGTTATGGTTACCTCCAGAGCATGCAACAACTTTCAATTGTTATTGCAAGGCACCTTGTTTAGTATGGACTTGCATCTACTTCCATTGTCGACACATTGTGACATGGTTTTAGGAGGCAAATGGATACGTACCCTTGGGATGATTAAGTTTGATTCTAAATGTGTGGAGTTTTACTTCCAAGGTAAGAAACACCTGCTATGTTACAATGGAACAGTTGAAGGCAGCAAGCGCTGA
- the LOC104229776 gene encoding uncharacterized protein isoform X1 — translation MAEEQKQQTTTTAMEMREMRALIETLFRELNARQDKFDQTIQQLKEYIESSTAQEKPAMNASSASCGNSSMLQEENMKGRGKTLTTTEHNKRRAKGLRLFCDEKCSNKERKDVVGLPTDDDEIDPITSEKEDAMLISIDAVVEYPKPYQSICVTGYHGNRPLNILIGTGTTHNFIDSSMAAKLGCDTFPIKPRSVKSVFGNVMVTSRACNNFQLLLQGTLFSMDLHLLPLSTHCDMVLGGKWIRTLGMIKFDSKCVEFYFQGKKHLLCYNGTVEGSKR, via the exons ATGGCTGAAGAACAGAAGCAGCAAACCACAACTACTGCCATGGAGATGAGGGAAATGCGTGCGCTAATCGAGACGTTGTTTAGAGAATTGAATGCCAGACAAGACAAATTTGATCAAACAATTCAACAGCTTAAGGAATACATCGAATCTTCTACCGCTCAAGAGAAACCTGCCATGAATGCCTCCTCTGCCAGCTGTGGAAACTCATCTATGCTTCAG GAGGAGAATATGAAGGGACGCGGAAAAACCCTAACCACCACTGAACATAATAAGAGGCGAGCCAAAGGTCTCCGTTTATTTTGTGATGAAAAATGTAGCAACAAAGAGAGAAAGGATGTTGTTGGCCTTCCAACTGACGATGACGAAATAGATCCTATAACTTCAGAGAAAGAAGACGCCATGCTAATATCTATTGACGCTGTAGTAGAATATCCTAAGCCATACCAAAGTATCTGCGTGACTGGGTACCATGGAAATCGGCCCTTGAATATCCTAATCGGTACAGGGACAACACACAATTTTATTGATTCATCCATGGCAGCTAAGTTAGGTTGTGATACATTTCCAATCAAGCCGCGATCTGTTAAGTCAGTTTTTGGGAATGTTATGGTTACCTCCAGAGCATGCAACAACTTTCAATTGTTATTGCAAGGCACCTTGTTTAGTATGGACTTGCATCTACTTCCATTGTCGACACATTGTGACATGGTTTTAGGAGGCAAATGGATACGTACCCTTGGGATGATTAAGTTTGATTCTAAATGTGTGGAGTTTTACTTCCAAGGTAAGAAACACCTGCTATGTTACAATGGAACAGTTGAAGGCAGCAAGCGCTGA
- the LOC138884086 gene encoding uncharacterized protein, whose protein sequence is MELLKDYDITILYHPGKANVVADALSRKSASMGSLAYILVGERPLALDVQALANQFVRLDVFEPSRVLACTVARSSLFKHIRDRQYDDPHLLVFRDTVRNDGAKQAIVGDNGVLRMQGRICVPNVDGLCELIIEETHSSQYSIYLGTANMYQDLQQH, encoded by the coding sequence atggaactattgaaagactatgatatcaccatcttgtatcatccgggaaaggccaatgtagtggccgatgctttgagtaggaagtcagctagtatgggaaGCCTTGCGTATAttttggtcggtgagagaccgcttgctttggatgttcaggctttagctaatcagttcgtgaggttggatgtttttgagcccagtcgtgttttagcttgtacagtcgctcggtcttcattatttaaGCATATCAGAGATcgacaatatgatgaccctcatttgcttgtctttagggacacagtgcggaaCGATGGTGCCAAGCAGGCCATAGTTGGAgataatggagttttgaggatgcagggtcgtatttgtgtacctaatgttgatggactttgtgagttgattatagaggagacccatagttcCCAGTATTCTATTTATCTGGGTACCGCTaatatgtatcaggacttgcagcagcattaa